The genomic stretch TACGCTCCTGTCATTACTGCCCTGGTAAAACTGGCCACCGGGCTGGACTCGGTACAGGCAGACAGTTATATCAAACAGGCGGAAGAGATCTTTGCGGCTGATCAGCATACCCGCAGCAGTGGTTTTACCCATCCGGAAAATTTTATCCGTGCCCGGGCTACCTGGGCCTGGCATACCAGTGGCAATGGTGCAGACCGGTTGATCACGGAAATGATTGAAGGCATAACGGGGCTGGATCAGCTGGATCTGTTTGGCCAGGAGAGAATTCAACAGATTACCTGGCTACTGGTCAATAGCTGGCTCAGCGTACCCTGGATGAAGACGGTGCTGGTAGAAGCCCATACCAGGCAGTTCCTGGGAAATCAGGCGCCGGAGCTTGCTGTTGACCTGCCCGCACTGGCCAGAAGGATCCAATCGCTGCATCCCAGCCTGCAACATTACCTGGCCTATGTGCTCTATGATTTTACTGTCGCCGACAAACAGCTGGAAGACCTGCCCATGGGCCTGGCTTTTTTCCTGGCCGCAAATCTGCACCTGGAGCAGGCTTTCCAGGCCGCTGTTAAAAAAGAAAGAAAGCTGACCGATAAAAAATTGGCGCAACTGAAGACCAGTTCAATGAATGCCCTGGAACAACGGGGCAATCCCCTTCAGTTTACCCATCACTGATTGAAATAAGATACGCAATATGCCTGTACAGCACTCGTTCCGGGAATATATGGACCTGGCTTTTGGATCCGGACCCTGGTCTACCGATGAGGTCATTGAATTTGTGATGCCCCTCTTTGAAGAGGTGCTGGGTTATCATCAGGACAGCCAGGTGGCGCCTTTTGAACAGCCGGAAGCATTGTTCATCAGCAATGGAAAAGCGGATGTGGAAGAAGCCCTTGCCCACCGCCCGCTGATCAATGCGGCGGCTGTACAGAAAGTCCTGTCGCAACTGGAGGTAAAAGGATTTGATATCACGGAAAGGCTGGTATTGGACCTGGACCTGAGCCAGCATACCGAAGAAGTGCTGAACAGGCAGGTGCAGCTCAACGCCAATGACGCCATCACCTATCCTGTTTACCTGCCAGGCTACCAATGTTATGAAATAAAGCTGGGGCATCACGATGCGCTGTCGGATATTTTTGTGCTGGGACTGGTGCTGGGCAGCATGGCCATGGGACTGGATCTGCATGAACCGGATGCGCTCAACCTTTTTGCTGTTTACCGGAACCAGCCTGCCGGTCTTAATCCGCGGATCCATCCTACGGTATGTGCGCTGGTCACTGAGATGACCGAGCTGGACCGGAGAAAAAGAAATCCCGATCTGCAGGAGATCATCCAGCGGTTGAAATTTTACCGCGACTATGATCCGCAGCGGCAGGCCGATCTTTCCCTGCTGGCGGCCTTCCAGGTCAGGAAACCGGCAGACAGGCGGGATTTTATTCTTTCCAGACTCCGGAATCGTTTATTTGATACCAGCCGGCGCAACCGGCTATTATACTATAAACCCAATAACCGGTTTGTAAACCTGACAGTGAGCAGTGTTCCCATGGTGCTGCATTACCAGAGCATCAATCCCCTGTTGCTGTTTTCCTGGAATAAAGAGGTGGCCTCCCTGATCATTGGGATGAAGGATATTTCTCTCAACAAATACCTTCGGTTTGAAGATCATCCCTATCTCAATGCCCAGCTCAATGGGATCCGGCAGCTGGCCGATAACGATAAAAAAGAATACGGCTTCAGCCAGCTCAGGCTGGTAGTGGCTTTCCTGCACTGGCATAACCTGAAGGAAGAAGTGGAAGAAAGGATCCAGAGCCCCCTGCTTTTATTGCCGGTGGAATTACAAAGGAAGAAATCACTCAGGGATGAGCAGTTCACTGTTAAGGCAACAGACAATACAGCGCTGGTGAATCCTATCCTGGCCAATCACCTGAAAGACCTGTATGGCATCAGCCTTCCGGAGAGCATTGATTTTGACGAGGTCAGCATGGAGCAGTTCTTCGAAATGCTGCAGCAAAAGATTGAGTCGGCTAAACAGGGCGTGAAACTGGCCTATGTTGACAAGCCAAAGATCAGGATCATCCATACCATTGCCAGGCAGACCATCAATAATTACCGG from Candidatus Pseudobacter hemicellulosilyticus encodes the following:
- a CDS encoding M48 family metalloprotease, which produces MLPVLSYHRAITSYFQQQPGVWDFFASRQHKEEQLQSFRTDLLKNTYQFDPAVETALYQKVSLAKEKLGLTLPVTIYQDQYNSEVNAAIVYVGGEAHIVFSGKLIAVLTEDELLAIIGHELSHVLLYTQLNGEVEVADRIVTAMANHPGSGAAQYETARLFKLYTELYCDRGAYLVTGHYAPVITALVKLATGLDSVQADSYIKQAEEIFAADQHTRSSGFTHPENFIRARATWAWHTSGNGADRLITEMIEGITGLDQLDLFGQERIQQITWLLVNSWLSVPWMKTVLVEAHTRQFLGNQAPELAVDLPALARRIQSLHPSLQHYLAYVLYDFTVADKQLEDLPMGLAFFLAANLHLEQAFQAAVKKERKLTDKKLAQLKTSSMNALEQRGNPLQFTHH